One window from the genome of Lacerta agilis isolate rLacAgi1 chromosome 16, rLacAgi1.pri, whole genome shotgun sequence encodes:
- the IRAK1 gene encoding interleukin-1 receptor-associated kinase 1 isoform X2 translates to MAAPWASRFLYEVPAAVMCKFHEVMDALGRAEWARFASRIVRDQVELRLYEKMDGRTQHLMWAWMNRNASVGDLVQILEDLELYLPRDVITSWHPPPQPAMPSALSPHFPHASPEPPPSLPEPPRAAPAPDPGSHGSSRVRESIWEPHKQASLPAPEPSCPPLSLPGPPPSSHLNSVGQRNPPLPPTRLDEQSLDSLSPTCPFEWQLKELREATGDFSETLKIGEGGFGCVYQARLRNTVYAVKRLKEEAELDWTVIKNSFVTEVEKLSRFRHPNIVEFAGYCAEQGHFCLVYVFLPQGSLEDHLRRQSGPCLSWAQRLHIAVGTARAIQFLHSDSPSLIHGDVKSSNILLDAALTPRLADFGLARFSRRPKQGGLSSSLGRTQTVRGTLAYLPPEYIRTGMLSTAIDVFSFGVVLLEILTGRRSMELDSRGHSKYLKDLLNEEEEEQEARLSSATTSSSLSQVAQLGTHLYQKHADPRAGPCPEQLGTALGSLACRCLHQRAKHRPPMTEVYQELERLQLLLCKESFPTLQPLRQLHTPQEDSYTSRPLNQPEESDESLEGSLRLLSHRSVPRGNISVGQLGHLAEPPREPEESDEFE, encoded by the exons ATGGCTGCTCCCTGGGCGTCCCGCTTCCTCTACGAGGTGCCCGCCGCCGTCATGTGCAAGTTCCACGAAGTCATGGACGCGCTGGGGAGAGCCGAGTGGGCGCGCTTCG CTTCCAGGATTGTGCGAGATCAAGTGGAGCTGCGCCTGTATGAGAAGATGGATGGGCGGACGCAGCATCTTATGTGGGCCTGGATGAACCGCAATGCCTCTGTCGGTGACTTAGTGCAGATCCTTGAGGACTTGGAGCTTTATCTGCCACGTGATGTCATCACTTCAT ggCATCCACCACCACAACCTGCAATGCCCAGTGCACTGTCTCCTCATTTCCCCCATGCCTCCCCTGAGCCACCACCTTCCCTACCTGAGCCCCCACGTGCTGCACCTGCCCCAGATCCTGGTagccatggcagcagcagggtcAGGGAATCGATTTGGGAGCCCCACAAACAAGCTTCCTTACCTGCACCAG AGCCCTCCTGTCCTCCGCTATCTCTGCCAGGGCCCCCTCCCAGCAGCCACCTTAACAGTGTCGGCCAGAGAAACCCACCTTTGCCTCCCACCCGCCTTGATGAACAG AGCCTTGACTCTCTGTCCCCTACCTGCCCCTTTGAGTGGCAGCTGAAGGAGCTGCGCGAAGCCACAGGAGACTTCTCAGAGACCTTGAAAATTGGAGAAGGTGGCTTTGGCTGCGTGTACCAAGCCCGACTGCGCAACACTGTCTATGCTGTCAAACGGCTCAAAGAG GAAGCAGAATTGGATTGGACTGTAATCAAGAACAGCTTTGTCACAGAGGTGGAAAAACTTTCCCG GTTCCGCCATCCCAACATTGTAGAGTTTGCTGGTTACTGTGCTGAGCAGGGGCATTTCTGCCTTGTCTACGTCTTCCTACCTCAGGGCTCCTTGGAGGACCACTTGCGTAGACAG aGTGGTCCCTGCCTCTCCTGGGCCCAGCGGCTGCATATAGCAGTGGGCACTGCCAGAGCCATTCAGTTCCTGCACAGCGATTCTCCTAGCCTTATTCATGGTGATGTCAAGAG CTCTAACATCTTGTTGGATGCGGCACTTACCCCCCGACTGGCTGACTTTGGGTTGGCACGTTTTAGCCGCCGACCAAAGCAGGGAGGATTGAGCAGCTCTCTGGGCCGGACGCAGACTGTGCGGGGCACGCTGGCTTACCTGCCCCCTGAGTACATCCGGACGGGGATGCTGTCTACTGCTATTGATGTTTTCAGCTTTGGTGTG GTCCTGTTGGAAATCTTGACAGGTAGACGATCTATGGAGCTGGATTCACGTGGACACAGCAAGTACTTG AAAGATCTTctgaatgaggaggaagaggagcaggaagccCGGCTGTCCTCTGCCACAACTTCTTCCAGCCTCTCCCAAGTTGCTCAGCTTGGCACTCATCTATACCAGAAGCACGCAGACCCGCGGGCCGGGCCCTGTCCAGAGCAACTGGGCACAGCACTTGGCAGCCTGGCTTGCCGGTGCCTCCACCAAAGGGCCAAGCACCGCCCCCCAATGACGGAG GTGTACCAAGAGCTAGAGAGGCTCCAGCTACTGCTGTGCAAAGAGTCTTTCCCCACTTTGCAACCCCTAAGACAGCTGCACACTCCGCAAGAGGATTCGTACACCTCCAGGCCTCTCAACCAGCCTGAAGAGAGTGATGAAAGCCTGGAGGGCAGCCTGAGGCTGCTGAGCCACAGAAGTGTGCCCAGAGGGAATATCTCTGTAGGCCAACTAG GTCACCTTGCAGAACCCCCTCGTGAGCCCGAAGAGAGTGATGAATTTGAGTGA
- the IRAK1 gene encoding interleukin-1 receptor-associated kinase 1 isoform X1, with protein sequence MAAPWASRFLYEVPAAVMCKFHEVMDALGRAEWARFASRIVRDQVELRLYEKMDGRTQHLMWAWMNRNASVGDLVQILEDLELYLPRDVITSWHPPPQPAMPSALSPHFPHASPEPPPSLPEPPRAAPAPDPGSHGSSRVRESIWEPHKQASLPAPEPSCPPLSLPGPPPSSHLNSVGQRNPPLPPTRLDEQSLDSLSPTCPFEWQLKELREATGDFSETLKIGEGGFGCVYQARLRNTVYAVKRLKEEAELDWTVIKNSFVTEVEKLSRFRHPNIVEFAGYCAEQGHFCLVYVFLPQGSLEDHLRRQSGPCLSWAQRLHIAVGTARAIQFLHSDSPSLIHGDVKSSNILLDAALTPRLADFGLARFSRRPKQGGLSSSLGRTQTVRGTLAYLPPEYIRTGMLSTAIDVFSFGVVLLEILTGRRSMELDSRGHSKYLKDLLNEEEEEQEARLSSATTSSSLSQVAQLGTHLYQKHADPRAGPCPEQLGTALGSLACRCLHQRAKHRPPMTEVYQELERLQLLLCKESFPTLQPLRQLHTPQEDSYTSRPLNQPEESDESLEGSLRLLSHRSVPRGNISVGQLGDSAPQIVINPARRRMMERLALYHDGELSSLDVLASAASGEGHLAEPPREPEESDEFE encoded by the exons ATGGCTGCTCCCTGGGCGTCCCGCTTCCTCTACGAGGTGCCCGCCGCCGTCATGTGCAAGTTCCACGAAGTCATGGACGCGCTGGGGAGAGCCGAGTGGGCGCGCTTCG CTTCCAGGATTGTGCGAGATCAAGTGGAGCTGCGCCTGTATGAGAAGATGGATGGGCGGACGCAGCATCTTATGTGGGCCTGGATGAACCGCAATGCCTCTGTCGGTGACTTAGTGCAGATCCTTGAGGACTTGGAGCTTTATCTGCCACGTGATGTCATCACTTCAT ggCATCCACCACCACAACCTGCAATGCCCAGTGCACTGTCTCCTCATTTCCCCCATGCCTCCCCTGAGCCACCACCTTCCCTACCTGAGCCCCCACGTGCTGCACCTGCCCCAGATCCTGGTagccatggcagcagcagggtcAGGGAATCGATTTGGGAGCCCCACAAACAAGCTTCCTTACCTGCACCAG AGCCCTCCTGTCCTCCGCTATCTCTGCCAGGGCCCCCTCCCAGCAGCCACCTTAACAGTGTCGGCCAGAGAAACCCACCTTTGCCTCCCACCCGCCTTGATGAACAG AGCCTTGACTCTCTGTCCCCTACCTGCCCCTTTGAGTGGCAGCTGAAGGAGCTGCGCGAAGCCACAGGAGACTTCTCAGAGACCTTGAAAATTGGAGAAGGTGGCTTTGGCTGCGTGTACCAAGCCCGACTGCGCAACACTGTCTATGCTGTCAAACGGCTCAAAGAG GAAGCAGAATTGGATTGGACTGTAATCAAGAACAGCTTTGTCACAGAGGTGGAAAAACTTTCCCG GTTCCGCCATCCCAACATTGTAGAGTTTGCTGGTTACTGTGCTGAGCAGGGGCATTTCTGCCTTGTCTACGTCTTCCTACCTCAGGGCTCCTTGGAGGACCACTTGCGTAGACAG aGTGGTCCCTGCCTCTCCTGGGCCCAGCGGCTGCATATAGCAGTGGGCACTGCCAGAGCCATTCAGTTCCTGCACAGCGATTCTCCTAGCCTTATTCATGGTGATGTCAAGAG CTCTAACATCTTGTTGGATGCGGCACTTACCCCCCGACTGGCTGACTTTGGGTTGGCACGTTTTAGCCGCCGACCAAAGCAGGGAGGATTGAGCAGCTCTCTGGGCCGGACGCAGACTGTGCGGGGCACGCTGGCTTACCTGCCCCCTGAGTACATCCGGACGGGGATGCTGTCTACTGCTATTGATGTTTTCAGCTTTGGTGTG GTCCTGTTGGAAATCTTGACAGGTAGACGATCTATGGAGCTGGATTCACGTGGACACAGCAAGTACTTG AAAGATCTTctgaatgaggaggaagaggagcaggaagccCGGCTGTCCTCTGCCACAACTTCTTCCAGCCTCTCCCAAGTTGCTCAGCTTGGCACTCATCTATACCAGAAGCACGCAGACCCGCGGGCCGGGCCCTGTCCAGAGCAACTGGGCACAGCACTTGGCAGCCTGGCTTGCCGGTGCCTCCACCAAAGGGCCAAGCACCGCCCCCCAATGACGGAG GTGTACCAAGAGCTAGAGAGGCTCCAGCTACTGCTGTGCAAAGAGTCTTTCCCCACTTTGCAACCCCTAAGACAGCTGCACACTCCGCAAGAGGATTCGTACACCTCCAGGCCTCTCAACCAGCCTGAAGAGAGTGATGAAAGCCTGGAGGGCAGCCTGAGGCTGCTGAGCCACAGAAGTGTGCCCAGAGGGAATATCTCTGTAGGCCAACTAG GCGACTCTGCCCCTCAGATCGTCATCAACCCAGCAAGGAGGCGTATGATGGAGCGGCTGGCACTCTACCATGACGGAGAGCTTAGCAGCCTGGATGTGCTTGCTTCTGCAGCGTCAGGGGAAG GTCACCTTGCAGAACCCCCTCGTGAGCCCGAAGAGAGTGATGAATTTGAGTGA
- the IRAK1 gene encoding interleukin-1 receptor-associated kinase 1 isoform X3 has product MSSLHGIHHHNLQCPVHCLLISPMPPLSHHLPYLSPHVLHLPQILVAMAAAGSGNRFGSPTNKLPYLHQSLDSLSPTCPFEWQLKELREATGDFSETLKIGEGGFGCVYQARLRNTVYAVKRLKEEAELDWTVIKNSFVTEVEKLSRFRHPNIVEFAGYCAEQGHFCLVYVFLPQGSLEDHLRRQSGPCLSWAQRLHIAVGTARAIQFLHSDSPSLIHGDVKSSNILLDAALTPRLADFGLARFSRRPKQGGLSSSLGRTQTVRGTLAYLPPEYIRTGMLSTAIDVFSFGVVLLEILTGRRSMELDSRGHSKYLKDLLNEEEEEQEARLSSATTSSSLSQVAQLGTHLYQKHADPRAGPCPEQLGTALGSLACRCLHQRAKHRPPMTEVYQELERLQLLLCKESFPTLQPLRQLHTPQEDSYTSRPLNQPEESDESLEGSLRLLSHRSVPRGNISVGQLGDSAPQIVINPARRRMMERLALYHDGELSSLDVLASAASGEGHLAEPPREPEESDEFE; this is encoded by the exons ATGTCATCACTTCAT ggCATCCACCACCACAACCTGCAATGCCCAGTGCACTGTCTCCTCATTTCCCCCATGCCTCCCCTGAGCCACCACCTTCCCTACCTGAGCCCCCACGTGCTGCACCTGCCCCAGATCCTGGTagccatggcagcagcagggtcAGGGAATCGATTTGGGAGCCCCACAAACAAGCTTCCTTACCTGCACCAG AGCCTTGACTCTCTGTCCCCTACCTGCCCCTTTGAGTGGCAGCTGAAGGAGCTGCGCGAAGCCACAGGAGACTTCTCAGAGACCTTGAAAATTGGAGAAGGTGGCTTTGGCTGCGTGTACCAAGCCCGACTGCGCAACACTGTCTATGCTGTCAAACGGCTCAAAGAG GAAGCAGAATTGGATTGGACTGTAATCAAGAACAGCTTTGTCACAGAGGTGGAAAAACTTTCCCG GTTCCGCCATCCCAACATTGTAGAGTTTGCTGGTTACTGTGCTGAGCAGGGGCATTTCTGCCTTGTCTACGTCTTCCTACCTCAGGGCTCCTTGGAGGACCACTTGCGTAGACAG aGTGGTCCCTGCCTCTCCTGGGCCCAGCGGCTGCATATAGCAGTGGGCACTGCCAGAGCCATTCAGTTCCTGCACAGCGATTCTCCTAGCCTTATTCATGGTGATGTCAAGAG CTCTAACATCTTGTTGGATGCGGCACTTACCCCCCGACTGGCTGACTTTGGGTTGGCACGTTTTAGCCGCCGACCAAAGCAGGGAGGATTGAGCAGCTCTCTGGGCCGGACGCAGACTGTGCGGGGCACGCTGGCTTACCTGCCCCCTGAGTACATCCGGACGGGGATGCTGTCTACTGCTATTGATGTTTTCAGCTTTGGTGTG GTCCTGTTGGAAATCTTGACAGGTAGACGATCTATGGAGCTGGATTCACGTGGACACAGCAAGTACTTG AAAGATCTTctgaatgaggaggaagaggagcaggaagccCGGCTGTCCTCTGCCACAACTTCTTCCAGCCTCTCCCAAGTTGCTCAGCTTGGCACTCATCTATACCAGAAGCACGCAGACCCGCGGGCCGGGCCCTGTCCAGAGCAACTGGGCACAGCACTTGGCAGCCTGGCTTGCCGGTGCCTCCACCAAAGGGCCAAGCACCGCCCCCCAATGACGGAG GTGTACCAAGAGCTAGAGAGGCTCCAGCTACTGCTGTGCAAAGAGTCTTTCCCCACTTTGCAACCCCTAAGACAGCTGCACACTCCGCAAGAGGATTCGTACACCTCCAGGCCTCTCAACCAGCCTGAAGAGAGTGATGAAAGCCTGGAGGGCAGCCTGAGGCTGCTGAGCCACAGAAGTGTGCCCAGAGGGAATATCTCTGTAGGCCAACTAG GCGACTCTGCCCCTCAGATCGTCATCAACCCAGCAAGGAGGCGTATGATGGAGCGGCTGGCACTCTACCATGACGGAGAGCTTAGCAGCCTGGATGTGCTTGCTTCTGCAGCGTCAGGGGAAG GTCACCTTGCAGAACCCCCTCGTGAGCCCGAAGAGAGTGATGAATTTGAGTGA